From Primulina huaijiensis isolate GDHJ02 unplaced genomic scaffold, ASM1229523v2 scaffold39855, whole genome shotgun sequence:
CACACTGGTGAATGTCGTAAGAATTCTGGAGCTTGTTTCCGTTGTGGAAAGATGGACCACCCCATTGCTCAATGCCCTTTTCCATATCCAAGGAATGGTCTAGCAGGTGGAACAACTCCAAACAAGCCTAAGGAGAACAAGCCAAATGCTCGGGTCTATGCACTCACTCAAGAAGAGACTGACAACTCGAATGATGTCGTAGCAGGTACCATGCTAATCAATAAGATACATGCCTATGTGTTATTTGATTGTGATACTACGCATTCATTCATGTCTAAGAGATTTGCCAAGAAGTTAGGAACTAAGCATGATAACTTAGAAGAACCATATAGAGTAGCAACTCCTGCAAATCGGACTTTAGAAACTCGCACTCTACATTGGGATATTAGTGTTCTCAtagaaaatcataatttcaagGCAAACGTAATCCAACTAAACATGGTGGAATTTGATGTAATTCTTGGAATGAATTGGTTAGCCAAGAATCATGCCTTAGTAGACTGTCATGGAAATATGGTAATCATCCAAGCT
This genomic window contains:
- the LOC140969043 gene encoding uncharacterized protein, coding for MDHPIAQCPFPYPRNGLAGGTTPNKPKENKPNARVYALTQEETDNSNDVVAGTMLINKIHAYVLFDCDTTHSFMSKRFAKKLGTKHDNLEEPYRVATPANRTLETRTLHWDISVLIENHNFKANVIQLNMVEFDVILGMNWLAKNHALVDCHGNMVIIQAPHQEKLLFHGKKRKRKTLLSAS